In the Colletotrichum higginsianum IMI 349063 chromosome 7 map unlocalized unitig_7, whole genome shotgun sequence genome, one interval contains:
- a CDS encoding Beta-chimaerin has translation MADLRSPSDDNLPSHNEQQRDRTNSMSLGITDTASAPPQNGGATAPNGAAPAGAETTSAPAADVSRQVQDVLSSDIGVATMLNQLKASIASAKEFALFLKKRSHIEESHASSLKKLSRISQETMHQPDHRQGTFAQAYSEMMYIHERMAENGTQFAQSLQQMHDDLLELAAVAERSRKGWKANGLAAEHRVSDLEAAMRKSKAKYDSLAEEYDRARTGDTSRNSGKMFSLKSKSGPQHEEDLLRKAQAADQDYQAKVQTLQSEKAELIARTRPEAISALQDLIKETDSALALQMQKFASFNEKLLLSNGLSISPIKGQSSGGPRSLREAVMAINNEKDLHDYLTSHHSKVANNNGEVKYEKNPILATARHPAMGHQPNPSVSNVPQMTPSGPSQQQQQQQQQREMPPPARPSGPPQPAESPRDFVPPNMPAAQQQRPSSQQQHQQPLPPQTQQHGRSFSTNNMLNQPSQQQQFQSNRNSGVMTSRYNGSISSQGPPQLGALPFQTSQSPPPQQQQQQPPPPPPPQQQQQQQQSQYQPPQQLRQNNPAQQYPPQGPPPGAGGFPPHHSRQSPPVGPPGPSSNAARPVFGLSLTRLYERDSLPVPMVVYQCIQAVDLYGLGVEGIYRQSGSLTHINKLKTMFDTDSSNPLLDFRNPENFYHDVNSVTGLLKQFLRDLPNPLLTTEHHSELIEAAKIEDDIIRRDSLHAIINSLPDPNYATLRSLTLHLHRVMENSHVNRMNSHNLSVIFGPTVMGTDPSTSIADAGWQIKVVDTILQNTYEIFDDE, from the exons ATGGCCGACCTCCGCTCCCCCTCCGACGAcaacctcccctcccacaACGAACAGCAGCGCGATAGGACGAACAGCATGTCGCTAGGAATCACGGATACTgcatcagctcctcctcaGAATGGAGGAGCTACTGCACccaacggcgccgcccccgccggtGCCGAGACAACGTCGGCGCCCGCTGCCGACGTCTCGCGCCAGGTCCAGGATGTGCTATCATCAGAT ATCGGAGTCGCAACCATGCTGAACCAGCTCAAGGCGAGCATTGCCTCCGCAAAG GAattcgccctcttcctcaaGAAGCGATCGCACATCGAAGAAAGCCATGCCTCCTCCCTTAAGAAGTTGTCCCGCATAAGCCAGGAGACGATGCACCAGCCCGACCACCGACAGGGCACCTTCGCCCAGGCCTATAGCGAAATGATGTACATCCACGAGCGCATGGCCGAGAACGGCACCCAGTTCGCCCAGTCTCTGCAGCAGATGCACGATGACCTTCttgagctcgccgccgttgcaGAGCGCAGCAGGAAGGGGTGGAAGGCTaacggcctggccgccgagcacAGGGTGTCGGACCTGGAGGCCGCCATGCGCAAATCCAAGGCCAAGTACGACAGTCTGGCAGAGGAGTACGACCGCGCGCGCACAGGCGACACCAGCAGGAACAGCGGCAAGATGTTCAGCCTCAAGTCCAAGTCAGGCCCACAGCATGAGGAGGATCTTTTGCGCAAGGCACAGGCGGCCGACCAAGACTACCAAGCCAAGGTGCAGACACTGCAGAGCGAGAAGGCCGAGTTGATTgcgaggacaaggccagAGGCCATTTCTGCGCTCCAGGATCTGATTAAGGAGACGGATTCGGCCCTGGCGCTGCAAATGCAGAAGTTTG CCTCTTTCAACGAAAAGCTGCTCTTGAGTAACGGCCTTAGTATCAGCCCGATCAAAGGACAGAGTTCCGGAGGTCCGCGCAGTCTGCGCGAGGCTGTCATGGCGATCAACAACGAAAAGGACCTCCACGATTACCTGACCTCGCACCACTCCAAAGTCGCTAACAACAACGGCGAGGTCAAGTACGAGAAGAACCCGATCTTGGCCACGGCCCGCCACCCAGCCATGGGCCACCAGCCCAACCCATCAGTCTCGAATGTGCCACAGATGACGCCATCCGGACcaagccagcagcagcagcagcagcagcagcaacgagAGATGCcgcctcctgctcggccGAGCGGCCCACCGCAGCCCGCCGAATCTCCACGGGATTTCGTGCCGCCGAACATGCCCGCAGCGCAACAACAACGGCCTTCGTctcagcagcaacatcaacagCCGCTCCCTCCCCAGACGCAACAGCACGGCCGCAGCTTCAGCACCAACAACATGCTGAATCAACCTAGCCAGCAACAGCAGTTCCAGTCGAACCGCAACTCGGGTGTGATGACGTCGAGGTATAACGGAAGCATATCTTCGCAGGGACCGCCGCAACTTGGGGCTTTGCCCTTCCAGACATCACAGTCGCCTCCAccacagcaacagcagcagcaaccgccgccgccgccgccgccgcagcagcagcagcagcagcagcaaagcCAATACCAGCCGCCTCAGCAGCTACGTCAGAACAATCCGGCGCAGCAGTATCCTCCGCAGGGCCCCCCTCCAGGGGCTGGAGGATTCCCCCCGCATCACAGCAGACAATCTCCTCCCGTCGGTCCTCCGGGACCGTCCTCCAACGCCGCGAGGCCCGTATTCGGGCTGAGTCTGACTCGCTTGTATGAGCGAGACAGCTTGCCCGTGCCTATGGTCGTCTATCAGTGTATCCAGGCAGTGGACCTCTACGGACTTGGTGTCGAGGGTATCTATCGACAGTCTGGCTCGCTGACGCACATCAATAAGCTCAAGACCATGTTTGACACGGACTCGAGCAATCCCCTGTTGGACTTCAGGAATCCCGAGAACTTTTATCACGACGTCAATAGTGTTACTGGCCTGTTGAAGCAGTTCCTGCGCGATCTCCCGAACCCCCTTCTTACCACGGAACACCATAGCGAGCTGATCGAGGCAGCTA AAATTGAGGACGACATCATCCGCCGAGACTCCCTTCACGCCATTATCAACAGCCTGCCCGACCCCAACTACGCCACCCTGCGCTCGCTGACTCTGCATCTCCACCGCGTCATGGAGAACTCCCACGTCAACCGCATGAACTCGCACAATCTGTCCGTCATCTTTGGCCCCACGGTCATGGGCACCGACCCGTCTACCAGCATTGCCGACGCCGGGTGGCAAATTAAGGTCGTCGACACGATCCTACAGAACACGTACGAGATTTTCGACGATGAGTAG
- a CDS encoding Drug resistance protein has protein sequence MQQRVSMSGRVFPFRPFTVRGDIPAPIVADPGADAGSKELRAAASRNDADDEVTGGYPKLSKSRSILLTAVISTTGLLTGMSGAALIPSDIEIIASTFPRGKARNNAYVCISAVASVGSVLGNIFGGVIGGLLSWQWVFWIPAMLAGVTTAIAYFITDTPHLRSSPSASTSAENGGEETRTRSVDWTGGALVSCSLVLLLAAFTQANVIGWSTPCIPPLIAASVVLLVGFCFWQRRLEKDPAREPLLRISMFKNLQFSALYQDYLALSELDTTLRFLPAGIAGLLISFVVSPALSRIRAFDILVFGLDCGIASPFIMAIPAIPPQTLYWAYGFPAMCLCLSIEIVWLVINLLIADSLPSTDQCLGSGLLQSSNNVGRALGHAIATAIQTSAQGPEMAVGGFVGSPGFLYGVRAAQWTNVGFAIAAMGIAVAFFRDLGRV, from the exons ATGCAGCAGCGGGTGAGCATGTCCGGCCGTGTGTTCCCGTTTCGTCCCTTCACTGTAAGGGGCGACATCCCTGCGCCGATTGTTGCCGATCCCGGGGCCGATGCCGGTTCTAAGGAGCTCCGAGCTGCAGCGAGCCGcaacgatgccgacgacgaggttaCTGGGGGCTACCCCAAGTTATCCAAGTCGAGAAGCATACTCCTCACTGCCGTGATATCCACCACCGGTCTACTCACT GGTATGAGTGGCGCCGCCCTAATCCCATCGGACATCGAAATCATCGCGTCGACCTTCCCCCGTGGCAAGGCCCGCAACAACGCGTATGTTTgcatctcggccgtcgcctccgTTGGGTCTGTCCTGGGAAACATCTTTGGTGGTGTGATTGGCGGCCTGCTATCATGGCAGTGGGTGTTCTGGATTCCTGCGATGCTGGCTGGGGTCACTACTGCGATCGCCTACTTCATCACCGACACGCCCCATCTTCGGTCCTCTCCTTCCGCCAGCACATCAGCGGAAAACGGTGGCGAGGAAACCCGTACCAGGTCTGTTGATTGGACTGGAGGCGCTCTTGTGTCATGCAGCCTGGTGCTACTGCTTGCGGCCTTCACCCAGGCCAACGTGATCGGCTGGTCGACACCCTGCATCCCGCCGCTCATCGCTGCATCTGTTGTGCTGCTGGTTGGGTTCTGTTTCTggcagcgccgcctcgagaAAGACCCGGCGAGGGAACCGTTGCTGCGGATTTCCATGTTCAAGAACCTTCAGTTCTCGGCACT CTATCAGGACTACCTCGCTCTCAGCGAACTCGACACTACTCTGCGTTTCCTGCCTGCCGGTATCGCTGGCC TCCTCATTTCTTTTGTCGTCTCTCCGGCTCTCTCCCGCATCCGTGCCTTtgacatcctcgtcttcggcctgGACTGCGGCATCGCATCCCCGTTCATCATGGCTATCCCCGCGATCCCGCCCCAGACTTTATACTGGGCCTACGGCTTCCCCGCCATGTGTCTATGCTTGAGTATCGAGATCGTTTGGCTCGTAATCAACCTGCTCATAGCTGACAGTCTCCCTTCCACCGACCAGTGTTTGGGTAGTGGGCTATTGCAGAGCTCCAACAACGTTGGTCGCGCGTTAGGGCACGCGATTGCGACCGCGATCCAGACGAGCGCTCAGGGGCCCGAGATGGCCGTCGGTGGCTTTGTGGGCTCGCCGGGCTTTCTGTACGGTGTGCGAGCGGCGCAGTGGACGAATGTCGGGTTTGCAATTGCGGCAATGGGGATTGCTGTTGCTTTCTTCCGGGACCTTGGCCGTGTCTAA